A part of Jiangella alba genomic DNA contains:
- a CDS encoding globin domain-containing protein has protein sequence MQGRQNGAAAVADAGQESDTRSGPAGEDVPSPDGTSGAGAAAGTEAEPERALEPQPANTTGLDEEALRESLIIVEDHLDTVGSDFYAQLFTIAPETRELFGAGMAVQRSRLVGALVRIVGNAGDRESLQPYLEGLGRDHRKFGVIDQHYAPVGTALILAVRRSLGDAWTPRHEKAWIDAYDYIAGIMVGAARRDAVISPPWWDAEVVYHRRILDDLAIMQVRPHTDYPYRPGQYAYVTTPRRPKIWRAYSMASAPRDDGLLEFHVRTVGAGWVSSALVWRTEPGDVLHLGAPQGHDVATPRSEHDLLCITGGTGIAPVLATLQELEQRQDGRRVHVFYAGRDRDHLYALPHLESIGVRYRRLTVVPVVSPDGPTDRSPDLMGNIVSAYGDWRKHRVYVAGPTGMVSTSLERLQQQGVPDEQIVVDDYGLW, from the coding sequence GTGCAAGGGCGGCAGAACGGCGCGGCCGCGGTTGCGGATGCCGGCCAGGAGAGTGACACTCGGTCGGGTCCGGCCGGTGAGGACGTCCCGTCACCCGACGGCACGTCAGGAGCCGGCGCGGCAGCAGGTACCGAGGCAGAGCCGGAGCGAGCACTGGAACCTCAGCCAGCCAACACCACAGGTCTCGACGAAGAGGCGCTGCGGGAGAGCCTGATCATCGTCGAGGACCACCTCGACACGGTCGGCTCCGACTTCTATGCGCAGCTGTTCACCATCGCGCCGGAGACGCGCGAGCTGTTCGGCGCGGGCATGGCGGTGCAGCGGTCGCGACTCGTCGGCGCGCTGGTGCGCATCGTCGGCAACGCCGGCGACCGCGAGTCGCTGCAGCCCTACCTCGAAGGGCTCGGCCGCGACCACCGCAAGTTCGGCGTCATCGACCAGCATTACGCGCCCGTCGGCACGGCGCTCATCCTCGCCGTCCGCCGCTCGCTCGGCGACGCGTGGACGCCGCGGCACGAGAAGGCGTGGATCGACGCCTACGACTACATCGCCGGCATCATGGTCGGCGCCGCCCGTCGCGACGCCGTCATCTCGCCGCCGTGGTGGGACGCCGAGGTCGTGTACCACCGGCGCATCCTCGACGACCTCGCGATCATGCAGGTCAGGCCGCACACGGACTATCCGTACCGGCCCGGCCAGTACGCGTACGTCACCACGCCGCGGCGGCCGAAGATCTGGCGGGCCTACTCCATGGCCTCCGCACCGCGCGACGACGGCCTGCTCGAGTTCCACGTGCGCACCGTCGGCGCGGGCTGGGTCAGCAGCGCGCTGGTCTGGCGCACCGAGCCAGGCGACGTCCTGCACCTCGGCGCGCCGCAGGGCCACGACGTCGCCACGCCGCGGTCCGAGCACGACCTGCTCTGCATCACCGGCGGCACCGGCATCGCGCCCGTACTGGCCACGCTGCAGGAGCTCGAGCAGCGCCAGGACGGCCGCCGCGTCCACGTGTTCTACGCCGGGCGCGACCGCGACCACCTGTACGCGCTGCCGCACCTCGAGTCCATCGGCGTGCGCTACCGGCGGCTGACCGTCGTCCCGGTGGTGTCGCCGGACGGGCCGACCGACCGCAGCCCCGACCTCATGGGCAACATCGTCTCCGCCTACGGCGACTGGCGAAAGCACCGCGTCTACGTGGCCGGACCGACGGGCATGGTCTCGACCAGCCTCGAACGGCTCCAGCAGCAGGGCGTGCCCGACGAGCAGATCGTCGTCGACGATTACGGTCTCTGGTGA
- a CDS encoding ATP-binding protein has product MATRREARSNSARSVELTGEVSNVPHARHLVAEDLRNTNVSPTVIENALIVVTELVTNAILHAQPLPLSGTRTGVVLQWAVLGDDVLIEVSDGGGSERPRVRQPTSTEDQGRGLSIVDAIAREWRVRSEPGRVTVHAVVGPWNSGT; this is encoded by the coding sequence GTGGCCACGAGGCGTGAGGCCCGATCCAACAGCGCACGCTCCGTCGAGCTGACCGGTGAGGTCAGCAACGTGCCGCACGCTCGCCACCTGGTCGCCGAAGACCTTCGCAACACCAACGTCTCGCCCACGGTCATCGAGAACGCGCTCATCGTCGTCACCGAGCTCGTCACCAACGCCATCCTGCACGCCCAGCCGCTGCCACTCAGCGGCACCCGCACCGGGGTCGTGCTGCAGTGGGCGGTCCTGGGCGACGACGTCCTCATCGAGGTCAGCGACGGCGGCGGCTCCGAGCGCCCGCGGGTGCGCCAGCCCACGTCCACCGAAGACCAAGGCCGCGGGCTGTCCATCGTCGACGCCATCGCCCGCGAGTGGCGGGTGCGCTCCGAGCCCGGCCGGGTGACGGTGCACGCCGTCGTCGGCCCGTGGAACTCCGGCACCTGA
- a CDS encoding DUF5926 family protein has protein sequence MSATTEVPVVGPRQPCPCGSGKRYKACHGKKARDAERQYVVRPFAGLPGECDWVAMREIVSAATAPLRLASGDDRSVLVCTLLPGAFPALVRESGEILLALQTMTSTGDPAADLGHTLAAALEAEPGSTVSPEPRTSSTPRLHDLIDTDAEFQVTVHDGFDYWLDPESDAASDAKAALEEANSAVVPAARLTSVEAAYWCSLGDRDQVRWVLPYDEEPLLDGLARLHAGGDDTLGEGTRLLGTFRAAGLLVPVWDLVDGTPADAVEEPAAALGERLAAAVAEKAPLTSEQRRARAGLANRQVTIR, from the coding sequence GTGAGTGCCACTACCGAAGTTCCCGTCGTCGGCCCCCGCCAGCCCTGCCCGTGCGGTTCGGGCAAGCGCTACAAGGCCTGCCACGGCAAGAAGGCCCGCGACGCCGAGCGGCAGTACGTCGTCCGCCCCTTCGCCGGGCTGCCGGGCGAGTGCGACTGGGTGGCCATGCGCGAGATCGTGTCCGCCGCGACGGCGCCGCTGCGGCTGGCCTCCGGCGACGACCGCTCCGTCCTCGTCTGCACGCTGCTGCCGGGCGCGTTCCCGGCGCTGGTGCGCGAGAGCGGCGAGATCCTGCTGGCGCTGCAGACCATGACGTCCACCGGCGACCCCGCCGCCGATCTCGGCCACACGCTGGCCGCGGCGCTCGAGGCCGAGCCCGGCTCGACGGTGAGTCCTGAGCCGCGTACGTCCAGCACGCCGCGGCTGCACGATCTCATCGACACCGACGCGGAATTCCAGGTGACGGTTCACGACGGATTCGACTACTGGTTGGATCCCGAGTCGGATGCCGCATCGGATGCCAAGGCGGCGCTCGAGGAGGCCAATTCGGCCGTCGTTCCGGCGGCCAGGCTGACGTCGGTCGAGGCGGCCTACTGGTGCAGCCTCGGCGACCGCGACCAGGTCCGCTGGGTGCTCCCGTACGACGAGGAGCCGCTGCTGGACGGGCTGGCCCGGCTGCACGCCGGCGGCGACGACACCCTCGGCGAGGGCACCCGGCTGCTCGGCACCTTCCGCGCCGCCGGTCTGCTCGTCCCGGTCTGGGATCTGGTCGACGGCACGCCCGCCGACGCCGTCGAGGAACCCGCCGCCGCGCTGGGCGAACGGCTGGCCGCGGCGGTGGCCGAGAAGGCGCCGCTGACGTCCGAGCAGCGCCGCGCTCGGGCCGGCCTCGCGAACCGTCAGGTGACCATCCGCTGA
- a CDS encoding arginine deiminase, with amino-acid sequence MTTSASTTVDAADSEVGRLRTVMLHRPGPELKRLTPRNNDKLLFDGVPWVGRAQDEHDAFAGTLRDHGVEVLYLADLLTQTLSGDDARHECVEAALSDPRHGDTLRDVLRSHLGGLHPDDLAQVLMAGLAHEELRSGRGLTYRLMDPHDFVIDPLPNLLFTRDSSVRIGDHVAVTSLAMAARRRETSLTSAIYRHHPRFAGVPEVYGPQLENLEGGDVLLLGPGVVAVGTGERTTPAGVERLARNVLSGGLAHTVLAVPIAQDRATMHLDTVLTMVDHDAIVMYPNVADELTAVALRWSGDDLVVDPEPAPFVEAAAAAMGIDALRIVETGLDPVTAEREQWDDGNNTLAIGPRLAVAYERNIETNARLEDAGIEVLRIAGSELGSGRGGPRCMSCPIRRDSAEPSPS; translated from the coding sequence ATGACAACGTCCGCGTCCACCACCGTCGACGCCGCCGACTCCGAGGTCGGGCGGCTGCGCACCGTCATGCTGCACCGGCCCGGTCCGGAGCTGAAGCGGCTCACGCCGCGCAACAACGACAAGCTGCTGTTCGACGGCGTCCCGTGGGTGGGCCGCGCGCAGGACGAGCACGACGCGTTCGCCGGCACGCTGCGCGACCACGGCGTCGAGGTGCTCTACCTCGCCGACCTGCTGACACAGACGCTGTCCGGCGACGACGCCCGGCACGAGTGCGTCGAGGCGGCGCTGTCCGACCCGCGGCACGGCGACACCCTGCGCGACGTGCTCCGGTCGCACCTCGGCGGGCTGCACCCCGACGACCTCGCCCAGGTGCTCATGGCCGGGCTCGCACACGAGGAACTGCGGTCCGGCCGCGGGCTGACCTACCGGCTGATGGACCCGCACGACTTCGTCATCGACCCGCTGCCGAACCTGTTGTTCACCCGCGACTCCAGCGTGCGCATCGGCGACCACGTCGCCGTCACCAGCCTCGCCATGGCCGCACGGCGCCGCGAGACCAGTCTGACCTCGGCGATCTACCGGCACCACCCGCGCTTCGCCGGGGTGCCGGAGGTGTACGGCCCGCAGCTGGAGAACCTCGAGGGCGGCGACGTGCTGCTGCTCGGGCCCGGTGTCGTCGCGGTCGGCACCGGCGAGCGCACCACGCCGGCCGGCGTCGAGCGGCTGGCCCGCAACGTGCTGAGCGGCGGCCTCGCGCACACCGTCCTGGCCGTCCCGATCGCGCAGGACCGCGCCACGATGCACCTCGACACCGTCCTCACGATGGTCGACCACGACGCGATCGTCATGTACCCGAACGTCGCCGACGAGTTGACGGCGGTCGCGCTGCGGTGGTCCGGCGACGACCTCGTCGTCGACCCCGAGCCGGCGCCGTTCGTCGAGGCGGCCGCGGCGGCCATGGGCATCGACGCGCTGCGCATCGTCGAGACCGGCCTCGACCCCGTCACCGCCGAGCGCGAGCAGTGGGACGACGGCAACAACACGCTGGCCATCGGGCCGCGGCTGGCCGTCGCCTACGAGCGCAACATCGAGACCAATGCCCGGCTCGAGGACGCCGGCATCGAGGTGCTGCGCATCGCCGGCAGCGAGCTGGGCTCCGGCCGGGGCGGACCGCGGTGTATGTCGTGCCCGATCCGCCGCGACTCCGCGGAGCCGAGCCCTAGCTGA
- a CDS encoding glycosyltransferase — MTTEDPRADGVAAIIPAKDEQDRIAATVEATKSIPGVDLVVVVDDGSADRTAATATEAGAIVVGHARNRGKAAAMETGATALAAIEAREAGRTAPRALLFLDADLESTAGNALPLIGPVLTGEADMTIGVLPAQRTEGGGRGLVVDLARTGIERATGWTATQPLSGQRCLTRAAFEAALPLAEGFGVETGLTIDLLRAGFRVVEVDVEFHHRVTGTDLKAQLHRGKQYAHVMRALVTRGIRPSAPARFRRV, encoded by the coding sequence ATGACCACCGAGGACCCCCGGGCCGACGGCGTCGCCGCGATCATCCCGGCCAAGGACGAACAGGACCGCATCGCGGCCACCGTCGAGGCCACGAAGAGCATCCCGGGGGTCGATCTCGTCGTCGTGGTCGACGACGGCTCCGCCGACCGCACGGCCGCCACGGCCACCGAGGCCGGCGCCATCGTCGTCGGGCACGCCCGCAACCGCGGCAAGGCCGCCGCCATGGAGACCGGCGCCACGGCGCTGGCCGCCATCGAGGCACGCGAGGCCGGCCGCACGGCGCCGCGCGCGCTGCTCTTCCTCGACGCCGACCTCGAGTCGACGGCGGGCAACGCACTGCCGCTGATCGGCCCGGTGCTGACCGGCGAGGCTGACATGACCATCGGCGTGCTGCCCGCCCAGCGCACCGAGGGCGGCGGCCGCGGCCTCGTGGTCGACCTCGCCCGCACCGGCATCGAGCGGGCCACCGGCTGGACGGCCACGCAGCCGCTGTCCGGCCAGCGCTGCCTCACCCGGGCCGCGTTCGAGGCCGCGCTGCCGCTGGCTGAGGGGTTCGGCGTCGAGACCGGCCTCACCATCGACCTGCTGCGGGCCGGCTTCCGCGTCGTCGAGGTCGACGTCGAGTTCCATCACCGCGTCACCGGCACCGACCTCAAGGCCCAGCTGCACCGCGGCAAGCAGTACGCCCACGTCATGCGTGCGCTGGTCACCCGCGGCATCCGCCCGTCCGCCCCGGCCCGGTTCCGCCGTGTCTGA
- a CDS encoding arylamine N-acetyltransferase family protein — protein MSDAWETDRLDLAGYLTRLGIAQRPPSRDALDKLHEAHVRTFTFDNIDVLLDQHAGVGLPAIQEKFAGRGRGGYCFEHSTIVAAALQRLGYDVVRHLGRVGDPAAGTQQGRSHMVVEVVLDGERLLCDPGFGMGLLRPTPLADGAESDQDGWPYRVVSAGPGLWGLQRYREAGWELAHTTDEYDVKPIDVVMAHHYTSTFPGIHFRTGLMVGKHLPGRHVMVTHRTVTIRRPGEATEHRDLRDGELAEWLRVLEVPLGADELARLLERVAALG, from the coding sequence GTGTCTGACGCCTGGGAGACCGACCGGCTCGACCTCGCCGGCTACCTGACGCGGCTGGGCATCGCGCAGCGCCCGCCGAGCCGGGACGCCTTGGACAAGCTGCACGAGGCGCACGTCCGCACGTTCACCTTCGACAACATCGACGTGCTGCTCGACCAGCATGCTGGGGTGGGGCTGCCCGCCATCCAGGAGAAGTTCGCCGGCCGCGGCCGCGGCGGCTACTGCTTCGAGCACTCGACCATCGTCGCCGCGGCGCTGCAACGGCTCGGCTACGACGTCGTCCGGCACCTCGGCCGCGTCGGCGACCCCGCGGCCGGCACCCAGCAGGGCCGCAGCCACATGGTCGTCGAGGTCGTGCTGGACGGTGAGCGGTTGCTCTGCGATCCGGGGTTCGGCATGGGCCTGCTGCGGCCGACGCCGCTGGCCGACGGCGCCGAGTCCGACCAGGACGGCTGGCCGTACCGCGTCGTCAGCGCCGGCCCCGGCCTCTGGGGGCTGCAGCGCTACCGCGAGGCGGGCTGGGAGCTGGCGCACACGACGGACGAGTACGACGTGAAGCCGATCGACGTCGTCATGGCGCACCACTACACCAGCACGTTCCCCGGCATCCACTTCCGCACCGGCCTCATGGTCGGCAAGCACCTGCCCGGCCGGCACGTCATGGTCACCCACCGCACGGTGACCATCCGCCGTCCCGGCGAGGCCACGGAGCACCGCGACCTGCGCGACGGCGAGCTGGCCGAGTGGCTGCGGGTGCTCGAGGTGCCGCTCGGCGCGGACGAGCTGGCCCGGCTGCTGGAGCGCGTCGCCGCCCTAGGGTGA
- the pheA gene encoding prephenate dehydratase → MTDRYAYLGPEATFTEAAALRFPALAGATLEPSPTVHAAINAVRTGEVSGAVVPVENSVEGSVNATLDELIRGEPLAITAEVLLPVTFTLLARPGTDLAGIRRIVTHPVAEAQCRAWVTAKLPDAVISLGPSTAAAAASVANRTPGPDGTVADAAIAAPLAGERYGLDALAVDIGEDSDAVTRFVLVTPPGRPGRPTGSDKTTLVAFIRDDHPGALLEILEQFSARGVNLTRIESRPTGNGMGRYCFAIDVEGHVADARVGEAMMGLRRVCATVRFLGSYPRADGVRPPVLPGTSNSDFTDAAEWLAQLRG, encoded by the coding sequence ATGACCGATCGCTACGCCTATCTCGGCCCGGAGGCGACGTTCACCGAGGCGGCCGCCCTGCGGTTTCCCGCCCTGGCCGGCGCGACGCTGGAGCCGTCGCCCACGGTGCACGCCGCCATCAACGCCGTGCGTACCGGCGAGGTCTCCGGCGCCGTCGTCCCCGTCGAGAACTCCGTCGAAGGGTCGGTCAACGCCACGCTCGACGAGCTGATCCGCGGCGAGCCGCTCGCCATCACCGCCGAGGTGCTGCTGCCGGTCACGTTCACGCTGCTCGCCCGCCCCGGTACGGACCTCGCCGGCATCCGGCGCATCGTCACGCACCCGGTGGCCGAGGCGCAGTGCCGCGCGTGGGTCACGGCGAAGCTGCCCGACGCCGTCATCTCCCTCGGCCCGTCCACGGCCGCCGCAGCCGCATCGGTCGCCAACCGCACGCCCGGCCCCGACGGCACCGTCGCCGACGCCGCCATCGCCGCGCCGCTGGCCGGCGAGCGCTATGGCCTCGACGCCCTCGCCGTCGACATCGGCGAAGACTCCGACGCCGTCACCCGCTTCGTCCTCGTCACGCCGCCGGGGCGGCCGGGCCGGCCGACGGGCTCCGACAAGACCACCCTCGTCGCCTTCATCCGCGACGACCACCCCGGCGCGCTGCTCGAGATCCTCGAGCAGTTCTCCGCCCGGGGCGTGAACCTCACCCGCATCGAGTCGCGGCCCACCGGCAACGGCATGGGCCGCTACTGCTTCGCCATCGACGTCGAGGGCCACGTCGCCGACGCCCGCGTCGGCGAGGCGATGATGGGCCTGCGCCGGGTGTGCGCCACGGTGCGCTTCCTCGGCTCCTACCCCCGCGCCGACGGCGTCCGCCCGCCCGTCCTCCCCGGCACGTCGAACAGCGACTTCACCGACGCCGCGGAGTGGCTGGCACAGCTGCGCGGATGA
- a CDS encoding GntR family transcriptional regulator — MPEFVPDYTSDTTVYVQLADFLADEIRAGRPSAGGRLPGENEMVGIYGVSLTTIRRALGVLRERGVVRTVPVKGTFVIGPPPADDGTERSG; from the coding sequence GTGCCCGAATTCGTGCCGGACTACACGTCAGACACGACCGTCTACGTTCAGTTGGCCGACTTCCTGGCGGACGAGATCAGAGCCGGCCGTCCGTCTGCCGGTGGCCGGCTCCCCGGCGAGAACGAGATGGTCGGGATCTACGGCGTCTCGCTCACGACGATCCGCCGCGCGCTCGGCGTCCTTCGCGAACGTGGCGTCGTGCGGACGGTGCCGGTCAAGGGCACCTTCGTCATCGGCCCGCCGCCGGCCGACGATGGCACGGAGCGGTCCGGCTAG
- the serS gene encoding serine--tRNA ligase yields MLDLRLIREDPDRVRASQRARGESETVVDELLAADESRRSSLAEFERLRAEQKRLGKLIPKAAPDEKQQLLATTRELAAAVKSAEAAADDAQSKLDELARVPSNLVLDGVPAGGEDDYTVLREVGDKPSLEKVRDHLELGEGLRAIDTERGAKVSGARFYFLTGVGAQLELAILNHGMATAVAAGFTPVITPTLVRPEIMAGTGFLGAHADEIYRIDADDLYLVGTSEVALAGYHADEIVDLSDGPLRYAGWSACYRREAGSYGKDTRGIIRVHQFHKVEMFCYCHEEDAADEHARLLGWEEQMLGDMELPYRVIDVAAGDLGSSAARKFDCEAWLPSQQRYLELTSTSNCTTFQARRLGVRERTDAGTRPVATLNGTLATTRWIVALLENHQQPDGSVYVPKALRPFLGGRELLTPVAT; encoded by the coding sequence GTGCTAGATCTGCGCCTGATCCGGGAAGACCCCGACCGTGTCCGCGCCTCGCAGCGAGCGCGCGGCGAGAGCGAGACCGTCGTCGACGAGTTGCTCGCCGCCGACGAGTCGCGCCGGTCCTCCCTGGCCGAGTTCGAGCGGCTGCGCGCGGAGCAGAAGCGCCTGGGCAAGCTCATCCCGAAGGCCGCGCCCGACGAGAAGCAGCAGCTGCTCGCCACCACCCGCGAGCTCGCGGCCGCGGTGAAGAGCGCCGAGGCGGCCGCCGACGACGCGCAGTCGAAGCTCGACGAGCTGGCGCGGGTGCCGTCGAACCTCGTCCTCGACGGCGTGCCCGCGGGCGGCGAGGACGACTACACCGTGCTCCGCGAGGTGGGCGACAAGCCGTCGCTGGAGAAGGTCCGCGACCACCTCGAGCTGGGCGAGGGGCTGCGCGCCATCGACACCGAGCGCGGGGCGAAGGTGTCGGGCGCCCGGTTCTATTTCCTCACGGGGGTGGGCGCGCAGCTCGAGCTGGCCATCCTCAACCACGGCATGGCCACGGCCGTCGCCGCCGGGTTCACCCCGGTCATCACGCCCACGCTGGTGCGGCCCGAGATCATGGCCGGCACCGGCTTCCTCGGCGCGCACGCCGACGAGATCTACCGCATCGATGCCGACGACCTCTACCTCGTCGGCACCAGCGAGGTCGCGCTGGCCGGCTACCACGCCGACGAGATCGTCGACCTCTCCGACGGGCCGCTGCGCTACGCCGGCTGGTCGGCCTGCTACCGCCGCGAAGCGGGTTCCTACGGAAAGGACACCCGCGGGATCATCCGCGTTCACCAGTTCCACAAGGTCGAGATGTTCTGCTACTGCCACGAGGAGGACGCGGCCGACGAGCACGCGCGTCTGCTCGGGTGGGAGGAGCAGATGCTGGGCGACATGGAGCTGCCGTACCGCGTCATCGACGTCGCCGCGGGCGACCTCGGGTCCAGCGCGGCCCGCAAGTTCGACTGCGAGGCGTGGCTACCGTCGCAGCAGCGCTACCTGGAGCTGACGTCCACGTCGAACTGCACCACGTTCCAGGCCCGGCGGCTCGGCGTCCGCGAGCGCACCGACGCCGGCACCCGTCCGGTCGCGACGCTCAACGGCACGCTGGCCACCACCCGGTGGATCGTGGCGCTGCTCGAGAACCACCAGCAGCCCGACGGCTCGGTGTACGTGCCGAAGGCGCTGCGGCCGTTCCTCGGCGGACGCGAGCTGCTGACGCCGGTCGCGACGTGA
- a CDS encoding HAD family hydrolase gives MTLPQGWRPELVALDVDGTLVTYAEAHQPPRPPVVDAVRRARDAGAHVVVATGRSMHSTLPLLDLLGLKDGYAVCSNGAVVVDVAMRAPVEIESFDITDTVRYFTATIPDAVLAVEELGRGYRVTGEFPAGDLDGDTTVVPHDQLVAKPVTRLVVRWPNGDRDRLRDIARDSGLPSVDYAIGFTAWLDIMPVGVSKASGLAKVATRLGVTASDALAVGDGHNDLEMLRWAAVGVAMGQAPDDVKAVADTVCGDVESNGLAALLEAYFPAPE, from the coding sequence GTGACGCTGCCCCAGGGGTGGCGCCCGGAGCTCGTGGCGCTCGACGTCGACGGCACGCTGGTCACGTACGCCGAGGCGCACCAGCCGCCCCGGCCACCCGTCGTCGACGCGGTGCGGCGGGCGCGCGACGCCGGCGCGCACGTCGTCGTCGCGACCGGGCGGTCGATGCACTCGACGCTGCCGCTGCTCGACCTGCTCGGGCTCAAGGACGGCTACGCGGTCTGCTCGAACGGCGCGGTGGTGGTCGACGTCGCGATGCGGGCGCCGGTCGAGATCGAGTCGTTCGACATCACCGACACCGTCCGCTACTTCACCGCCACCATCCCCGACGCCGTTCTGGCGGTCGAGGAGCTGGGCCGCGGCTACCGCGTCACCGGCGAGTTCCCGGCCGGCGACCTCGACGGCGACACCACCGTCGTCCCGCACGACCAACTGGTCGCCAAGCCGGTCACGCGGCTGGTGGTGCGCTGGCCCAACGGCGACCGCGACCGGCTGCGCGACATCGCCCGCGACTCCGGCCTGCCCAGCGTCGACTACGCCATCGGCTTCACGGCGTGGCTCGACATCATGCCGGTCGGCGTCTCGAAGGCGTCCGGGCTGGCCAAGGTGGCCACCCGCCTCGGCGTGACGGCCTCCGACGCGCTCGCCGTCGGCGACGGTCACAACGACCTCGAGATGCTGCGCTGGGCCGCCGTCGGCGTCGCGATGGGCCAGGCCCCGGACGACGTCAAGGCCGTCGCCGACACCGTCTGCGGGGACGTGGAGTCCAACGGCCTGGCCGCGCTCCTCGAGGCCTACTTCCCCGCTCCGGAGTAG
- a CDS encoding DUF6918 family protein — protein MADTLREILLDPARRPAVVKDLHQLVDAEVSDKSGVSGMAVKGGYAVLKKINSGFVPETIDNMLDSFVERAEPFYADFQATGGGSLADYFEGRRTEVADALLGVSDARAAASQRDSVKKVYGKLRPQAQKHVEEALPRLASVIESHARTAA, from the coding sequence ATGGCTGACACACTCCGCGAGATCCTTCTCGACCCGGCCCGCCGGCCCGCCGTCGTCAAGGATCTCCACCAGCTCGTCGACGCCGAGGTCTCCGACAAGAGCGGCGTCTCGGGGATGGCCGTCAAGGGCGGCTACGCGGTCCTGAAGAAGATCAACTCCGGGTTCGTCCCGGAGACCATCGACAACATGCTCGACTCCTTCGTCGAGCGGGCCGAGCCGTTCTACGCCGACTTCCAGGCCACGGGCGGCGGCTCGCTCGCCGACTACTTCGAGGGCCGCCGCACCGAGGTGGCCGACGCCCTGCTCGGGGTGTCCGACGCACGCGCCGCGGCGTCGCAGCGCGACAGCGTCAAGAAGGTCTACGGCAAGCTGCGTCCGCAGGCGCAGAAGCACGTCGAAGAGGCGCTGCCGCGACTCGCCAGCGTCATCGAGAGCCACGCCCGCACCGCCGCCTGA
- a CDS encoding bacterial proteasome activator family protein — translation MTEPNQNAESHDTHEDDEQRVVVVGPGGMAVESAPGGQEEQRSLTDLVEQPAKVMRIGSMIKQLLDEVKAAPLDEASRRRLGEIHRASIDELEDGLAPELVDELERLALPFDDDNVPTDAELRVAQAQLVGWLEGLFHGIQTTLFAQQMAARAQLEQMRRALPPGVQLAPGQAMPGQQGPDEGDQRGSGMYL, via the coding sequence ATGACGGAGCCCAACCAGAACGCCGAGTCCCACGACACCCACGAGGACGACGAGCAGCGCGTCGTCGTCGTCGGCCCTGGCGGCATGGCCGTCGAGTCCGCGCCCGGTGGTCAGGAGGAGCAGCGCTCGCTCACCGACCTCGTCGAGCAGCCGGCCAAGGTCATGCGCATCGGCAGCATGATCAAGCAGCTCCTCGACGAGGTGAAGGCCGCGCCGCTCGACGAAGCGAGCCGCCGCCGGCTGGGCGAGATCCACCGGGCCTCCATCGACGAGCTCGAGGACGGCCTGGCGCCTGAGCTGGTCGACGAGCTCGAGCGGCTCGCGCTCCCCTTCGACGACGACAACGTGCCCACCGACGCCGAGCTGCGGGTCGCGCAGGCCCAGCTGGTCGGCTGGCTGGAGGGGCTGTTCCACGGCATCCAGACCACGCTGTTCGCGCAGCAGATGGCGGCGCGGGCGCAGCTCGAGCAGATGCGCCGGGCGCTGCCTCCGGGCGTGCAGCTGGCGCCCGGCCAGGCGATGCCGGGCCAGCAGGGGCCCGACGAGGGCGACCAACGCGGCAGCGGGATGTACCTCTGA